A single window of uncultured Pseudodesulfovibrio sp. DNA harbors:
- a CDS encoding F0F1 ATP synthase subunit epsilon → MATLKLEIVTPDRKVLSEDVDYVGAPGIMGEFGILPNHVPFLSALGIGNLHYNQDGKAHYVFVSGGFAEVSHNKVTILAEVAEKATEIDTDRAKLAKERAEERATAAKEKIDAIRNQTALKRAIMRINCKSSGTDAGTC, encoded by the coding sequence ATGGCCACATTGAAACTTGAGATCGTCACTCCCGACCGGAAAGTACTTTCCGAGGACGTGGATTACGTGGGCGCACCCGGTATCATGGGTGAATTCGGTATCTTGCCGAACCACGTTCCCTTCCTGTCCGCTCTGGGAATCGGCAATCTCCATTATAACCAAGACGGCAAGGCGCATTACGTCTTCGTCTCCGGTGGATTCGCCGAAGTCAGCCACAACAAGGTCACTATTCTGGCCGAAGTTGCTGAAAAGGCCACCGAGATCGATACCGACCGCGCCAAATTAGCCAAGGAGCGTGCTGAAGAGCGTGCTACCGCGGCCAAGGAAAAGATCGACGCCATCCGCAACCAGACTGCTCTGAAGCGTGCAATCATGCGCATCAACTGCAAGTCCAGCGGTACGGATGCAGGCACCTGCTAG
- the atpD gene encoding F0F1 ATP synthase subunit beta, giving the protein MANTGKIVQVIGAVVDVEFAEGNLPNILSAMEIKNPNSADAPILICEVAQHLGNNVVRTIAMDATEGLVRGMEATDLESPITVPVGAGSLGRIMNVVGEPADEMGPVPCEKRLPIHREAPAFTELSTKVELLETGIKVVDLLIPFPKGGKMGLFGGAGVGKTVILMEMINNIAKQHGGISVFAGVGERTREGNDLYYEMKEAGVLEKAALVYGQMNEPPGARARVALTALTCAEYFRDEEGQDVLLFVDNIFRFTQAGAEVSALLGRMPSAVGYQPTLGTDLGKLQERITSTNKGSITSVQAVYVPADDLTDPAPATTFAHLDGTLVLSRAISELGIYPAVDPLDSTSRILSPDVIGEEHYATAREVQSVLQKYKDLQDIIAILGMDELSDEDKQTVARARRVQRFLSQPFHVAEVFTGVSGVYVKTEDTVQAFRDILDGKYDDLPEQAFYMCGGIEEAIEKAKQ; this is encoded by the coding sequence ATGGCTAATACTGGTAAAATCGTTCAGGTAATCGGCGCCGTTGTCGACGTCGAATTTGCCGAAGGGAATCTTCCCAACATTCTGTCTGCGATGGAGATTAAAAATCCCAATAGCGCTGATGCACCTATCCTCATTTGTGAGGTTGCACAGCACTTGGGTAACAACGTCGTACGCACCATCGCCATGGACGCCACCGAAGGTCTCGTCCGCGGCATGGAAGCAACCGACCTTGAATCTCCGATCACCGTTCCTGTCGGTGCTGGCTCCTTGGGCCGCATCATGAACGTTGTTGGTGAGCCTGCTGATGAAATGGGTCCGGTTCCCTGCGAAAAGCGTCTTCCCATTCACCGTGAAGCTCCGGCATTCACCGAACTGTCCACCAAGGTGGAACTGCTCGAAACCGGCATCAAGGTCGTTGACCTGCTCATCCCGTTCCCGAAAGGCGGCAAGATGGGCCTGTTCGGCGGCGCAGGTGTTGGCAAGACCGTTATCCTTATGGAAATGATCAACAACATCGCTAAGCAGCACGGTGGTATCTCCGTATTCGCTGGTGTTGGTGAGCGTACCCGTGAAGGAAACGACCTTTACTACGAAATGAAAGAAGCTGGCGTTCTGGAGAAAGCCGCATTAGTTTACGGCCAGATGAACGAACCTCCGGGAGCCCGCGCACGTGTTGCTCTGACCGCACTGACCTGCGCAGAGTACTTCCGTGACGAAGAAGGCCAGGACGTGCTCCTGTTCGTTGATAACATCTTCCGCTTCACTCAGGCTGGCGCAGAGGTCTCCGCACTTCTCGGCCGTATGCCTTCCGCGGTTGGTTATCAGCCGACTCTGGGTACTGACCTTGGTAAGCTGCAGGAGCGTATTACCTCCACCAACAAGGGTTCCATCACCTCCGTCCAGGCCGTTTACGTTCCTGCTGATGACTTGACAGACCCCGCACCGGCTACCACCTTTGCTCACCTTGACGGCACCTTGGTTCTGTCTCGTGCGATCTCCGAGCTCGGTATCTACCCAGCTGTTGACCCGCTTGACTCCACTTCCCGTATCCTCTCCCCCGATGTTATCGGTGAAGAGCACTACGCGACTGCTCGTGAAGTCCAGTCCGTGTTGCAGAAGTACAAGGATCTCCAGGATATCATCGCTATTCTCGGTATGGACGAGCTGTCTGACGAAGACAAACAGACCGTTGCTCGCGCTCGTCGCGTCCAGCGCTTCCTGTCCCAGCCGTTCCACGTTGCTGAAGTCTTCACCGGTGTTTCCGGTGTCTACGTCAAGACCGAGGACACCGTGCAGGCATTCCGCGACATTCTCGACGGCAAGTACGACGACCTGCCCGAGCAGGCCTTCTACATGTGCGGCGGAATCGAGGAAGCCATCGAAAAAGCCAAGCAGTAA